A genome region from Candidatus Caldatribacterium sp. includes the following:
- a CDS encoding N-6 DNA methylase: MAIALSGTIASEQVHRRGPVIRLEGGILGPDILEELQRETLPGQRPSDFGFPAGASLISEVAAIYRDARDLYAIFRRGLERLPEGDPATSLTRERWVIPLLGLLGYELRYNPRSFELGGQLFAVSHRAGENEDAPPVHIVGARRDLGHVDPSGRPRVSPHALLQEFLNRSDHLWGIVTNGLELRLLRKSTLLRRQAYVAFDLVAIFEEDRFSDFLLLFRLLHRSRLPKGVADAPDCLLEKYHERALEQGTRARDHLRDGVEECLEILANGFLKHRSAQETIDPRELYHDLLQLVYRFLLLLVAEERGVITGNDLYREHYGIGRLKRLVDRREAYTDHEDLWCGLRVLWHLLRDTTPQVDGKPLASLLGLPVLDGGLFRHIELEDWTITNRDLLTAFWYLVYYHDDEAKTPRRVNYAALDVEELGSVYESLLDNEPQVFREGTGWKFRFARGTERKSTGSYYTPAELVGELVKSALEPVLEERLARAKTREEKERAILSIRVLDPACGSGHFLLAATRRLSRELARVRTGEDEPSPELVREATRDVIAHCIFGVDKNPLAVELCKVALWIESCTPGKPLTFLDHRIKCGDSLVGVLDLEDLGKGIPDEAYDREGSVSKKLIRNLKKRNEEERTGQMSLDFGAKLEDRLLESAIALSELEETRDDSPEAIAKKENRYERTQQELEPQRLACDLWVAAFFWDLEDGDIPTTGTVRRALEKPETVPGNIRELDNVLERAIILTQDDIIGVDDLQIFEAPGEPQWKTLKEVEEEYIARVLEYTAFDYEKAAAILGISLEELRARCGSIGTR; encoded by the coding sequence ATGGCTATAGCTCTTTCTGGGACAATCGCTTCTGAGCAAGTGCACCGGAGGGGCCCGGTGATTCGCCTTGAGGGGGGAATCCTCGGCCCTGATATCCTGGAGGAACTCCAGAGGGAAACCCTCCCCGGACAGCGGCCCTCTGACTTCGGCTTCCCTGCAGGTGCTTCCCTTATCAGCGAAGTCGCCGCCATCTATCGGGATGCCCGGGACCTCTACGCCATCTTCCGGCGAGGGCTCGAGCGCCTGCCTGAGGGTGATCCTGCCACAAGCCTCACCCGGGAGCGCTGGGTGATTCCCCTCCTGGGACTTTTGGGGTATGAGCTCCGCTACAACCCCCGCTCTTTCGAGCTCGGTGGGCAGCTTTTTGCCGTCTCCCATCGGGCGGGGGAAAACGAGGACGCACCGCCTGTCCACATCGTGGGGGCTCGCCGGGATCTCGGGCACGTGGACCCCTCCGGAAGGCCCCGGGTTTCGCCCCATGCCCTCCTCCAGGAATTTCTGAACCGCTCGGACCACCTCTGGGGGATAGTGACAAACGGCCTGGAATTGCGGCTTTTGCGCAAATCCACTCTCCTCCGCCGCCAGGCCTACGTCGCCTTTGATCTTGTGGCCATCTTTGAGGAGGACCGCTTCAGCGATTTTCTCCTCCTCTTCCGGCTCCTCCACCGCTCCCGCCTCCCCAAAGGCGTTGCGGACGCGCCGGACTGCCTCCTTGAAAAGTACCACGAGAGGGCTCTCGAGCAGGGCACCCGCGCCCGGGACCACCTCCGGGACGGGGTGGAGGAATGCCTTGAGATTCTTGCCAACGGTTTTCTCAAGCACCGCTCAGCGCAGGAAACGATAGACCCCAGGGAGCTCTACCACGATCTTCTGCAGCTCGTCTACCGCTTTTTGCTCCTTCTTGTGGCTGAGGAGCGGGGCGTCATCACCGGAAACGACCTCTACCGCGAGCACTACGGCATCGGCCGCCTGAAAAGGCTCGTCGACCGCCGCGAAGCCTACACCGACCATGAGGACCTCTGGTGCGGCCTCAGAGTCCTGTGGCACCTTCTGCGCGACACCACGCCCCAGGTAGACGGCAAACCCCTCGCCAGCCTCCTCGGCCTTCCGGTCCTTGACGGGGGTCTTTTCAGGCACATCGAGCTTGAGGACTGGACCATCACCAATCGCGATCTCCTCACCGCCTTCTGGTACCTCGTCTACTACCACGACGACGAGGCGAAAACCCCTCGCCGGGTGAACTACGCCGCCTTAGACGTGGAGGAGCTGGGCTCGGTCTACGAGAGCCTCCTCGACAACGAGCCCCAGGTCTTCAGGGAGGGAACGGGGTGGAAGTTCCGCTTTGCGCGGGGGACCGAGCGCAAGAGCACCGGTTCCTACTACACCCCCGCAGAGCTCGTGGGAGAGCTCGTAAAAAGCGCCTTGGAGCCCGTGCTTGAGGAGCGGCTTGCCCGGGCAAAAACCAGAGAAGAAAAGGAGCGGGCGATTCTCTCCATCCGGGTGCTTGATCCTGCCTGTGGTTCGGGGCACTTCCTCCTTGCCGCTACCCGGCGGCTGAGCCGGGAGCTTGCCCGGGTTCGAACTGGCGAAGATGAGCCCTCGCCTGAGCTTGTGCGGGAAGCCACACGGGACGTCATTGCCCACTGCATCTTCGGTGTCGACAAGAACCCTCTTGCGGTGGAGCTCTGCAAGGTGGCCCTCTGGATTGAGTCCTGCACCCCCGGGAAGCCGCTGACTTTCCTCGACCACCGGATTAAGTGCGGCGACTCCCTTGTGGGTGTCCTCGACCTGGAAGACCTCGGGAAGGGCATTCCTGATGAAGCTTACGACCGCGAGGGCTCCGTCTCGAAGAAACTCATCCGCAACCTGAAAAAGCGCAACGAAGAAGAGCGGACTGGCCAGATGTCGCTTGATTTCGGGGCGAAACTCGAGGACAGGCTCCTTGAGAGCGCCATCGCCCTGAGTGAACTCGAGGAAACACGGGACGATTCCCCTGAAGCGATTGCAAAAAAGGAGAACCGCTACGAGAGAACACAGCAGGAACTTGAGCCCCAGCGGCTTGCCTGCGATTTATGGGTGGCGGCCTTTTTCTGGGACCTTGAGGATGGGGACATTCCCACCACGGGAACCGTCCGCCGGGCTCTTGAAAAACCGGAAACCGTGCCGGGGAACATCCGGGAGCTCGATAACGTCCTTGAGAGGGCCATCATCCTCACTCAGGACGACATCATCGGTGTTGACGATCTCCAGATTTTCGAAGCCCCCGGGGAGCCCCAGTGGAAGACCCTGAAAGAGGTGGAAGAGGAGTACATCGCCCGGGTCCTCGAGTACACCGCCTTTGACTACGAGAAGGCCGCCGCCATCCTTGGCATATCCCTTGAGGAGCTCCGGGCGCGGTGCGGCTCTATCGGTACTCGTTGA